The genomic interval TGTCCACATCTTCTGAGGTCAAGGTGCCGCTCAAGGTCAACGCCGCATCGGTTTCATCCGCCACGACCGCTGTGTCGCCTGCGATCGTCGCCGCATCGTTCGTGCCATTGATGGTCACTTTCACGACTTGCGGTGTGCCGTCTACCGACGTCACCGTGAAGCTTTCTACTTTGCTGTCGCCAACATTCATCTCATTGAACGCACTGTTCGCCACGAACGTCCACGCGCCATTGGCGTCGATGCTGAACGTGCCGTTGGTGCCTTCGATGGTCTTCGCGGTGAAGCTGTTGTCGGTGTTGTCCACATCTTCTGAGGTCAAGGTGCCGCTCAAGGTCAACGCCGCATCGGTTTCATCCGCCACGACCGCTGTGTCGCCTGCGATCGTCGCCGCATCGTTCGTGCCATTGATGGTCACTTTCACGACTTGCGGTGTGCCGTCTACCGACGTCACCGTGAAGCTTTCTACTTTGCTGTCGCCAACATTCATCTCATTGAACGCACTGTTCGCCACGAACGTCACGCGCCATTGGCGTCGATGCTGAACGTGCCGTTGGTGCCTTCGATGGTCTTCGCGGTGAAGCTGTTGTCGGTGTTGTCCACATCTTCTGAGGTCAAGGTGCCGCTCAAGGTCAACGCCGCATCGGTTTCATCCGCCACGACGCTGTGTCGCCTGCGATCGTCGCCGCATCGTTCGTGCCATTGATGGTCACTTTCACGACTTGCGGTGTGCCGTCTACCGACGTCACCGTGAAGCTTTCTACTTTGCTGTCGCCAACATTCATCTCATTGAACGCACTGTTCGCCACGAACGTCCACGCGCCATTGGCGTCGATGCTGAACGTGCCGTTGGTGCTCGATGGTCTTCGCGGTGAAGCTGTTGTCGGTGTTGTCCACATCTTCTGAGGTCAGGTGCCGCTCAAGGTCAACGCCGCATCGGTT from Vibrio vulnificus NBRC 15645 = ATCC 27562 carries:
- a CDS encoding VCBS domain-containing protein, whose translation is MWTTPTTASPRRPSSTNGTFSIDANGAWTFVANSAFNEMNVGDSKVESFTVTSVDGTPQVVKVTINGTNDAATIAGDTASWRMKPMRR
- a CDS encoding VCBS domain-containing protein, producing MANSAFNEMNVGDSKVESFTVTSVDGTPQVVKVTINGTNDAATIAGDTAVVADETDAALTLSGTLTSEDVDNTDNSFTAKTIEGTNGTFSIDANGAWTFVANSAFNEMNVGDSKVESFTVTSVDGTPQVVKVTINGTNDAATIAGDTAVVADETDAALTLSGTLTSEDVDNTDNSFTAKTIEGTNGTFSIDANGAWTFVANSASMR
- a CDS encoding VCBS domain-containing protein, which codes for MADETDAALTLSGTLTSEDVDNTDNSFTAKTIEGTNGTFSIDANGA